From Candidatus Amoebophilus asiaticus 5a2, the proteins below share one genomic window:
- a CDS encoding IS5-like element ISCaa6 family transposase, giving the protein MHLTYTRISKYPYNFRRITGLRLETFDKLVQKVRPVFEKLEASKLRHGRRSHLPTLEDKLLCVLVYYRTYISHVFLGYLFNLHNANICRLLRKMEPLLAKKISIKKDRTLTPDKVLRILADVSEQPTQRPSKKQKKSYSGKKKRHTIKTEIVIREDGRILSVSKSHKGRVHDFKIRKGEKPLPKESLKLADSGYQGWQKLQSNVMIPYKKSRKRPLTKEQKDHNRKLASIRMKVEHKIREIKVFKIMAEVYRNFQKKYNLRFNIISGLINFKYAF; this is encoded by the coding sequence ATGCATTTAACCTACACCAGAATAAGCAAGTACCCATACAATTTTAGAAGAATAACTGGATTGAGGCTAGAAACATTTGATAAATTAGTTCAAAAAGTAAGGCCTGTCTTTGAAAAGTTAGAAGCGAGCAAGCTGCGCCATGGACGTCGGAGCCATTTACCTACCTTAGAGGATAAACTGCTCTGTGTTTTGGTATATTACCGCACCTATATTAGCCATGTATTTCTAGGCTACTTATTTAACTTACACAACGCTAACATATGCCGCTTGCTAAGAAAAATGGAGCCCTTACTAGCTAAGAAAATTAGCATTAAAAAAGATAGGACTTTAACCCCAGACAAGGTATTGCGCATATTAGCAGATGTAAGTGAACAGCCTACGCAAAGACCTAGTAAAAAGCAAAAGAAATCTTATTCAGGCAAGAAAAAGAGACATACCATAAAAACAGAGATAGTCATCAGAGAAGATGGGAGAATACTGTCTGTCTCCAAATCACATAAAGGAAGAGTGCATGACTTTAAAATCCGTAAAGGAGAAAAACCCTTACCTAAAGAAAGCTTAAAGCTGGCAGATAGTGGTTATCAAGGCTGGCAAAAGCTACAGAGCAATGTAATGATACCCTACAAAAAGAGCCGTAAGCGGCCATTAACCAAAGAGCAAAAAGACCATAACAGAAAGCTAGCCTCCATACGCATGAAGGTAGAGCATAAGATAAGAGAGATCAAGGTATTTAAAATTATGGCAGAGGTATACAGGAATTTTCAGAAAAAATATAACCTTCGCTTTAACATTATATCCGGGCTTATAAACTTCAAGTACGCTTTTTAA
- a CDS encoding SpvB/TcaC N-terminal domain-containing protein, whose protein sequence is MNKELENQTSSSQSQFLKTDRGKTKSNTIEIPSIALPKGGGAIKGIDEKFSVNAVNGTASFTIPLPFSQARSVTPSLSLAYNSGGGNGVFGLGWAMGLASIKRKTDKELPQYFDAIESDTFLFSEAEDLVPVYKKEYKKETDGSLSKDADGNYIIYFIKDAKGNYVIDEKDSLDRSYTIRFYKPRIEGLFAHIEKWTHKSSREIKWRVITRENVTTLFGWSVNSRIADPNDMNRVFEWLPEFVFDDKGNCSQYIYKKEDKAGFDHAQLHNCNRFQNEHITYTNLYLEKILYGNKTPYKSFHDPYPKETDYLFQTLFDYGEYNPDAPYNKIKEWDFRKDAFSDYKPGFEIRTARLCKRVLLFHHFDELHGGSALVRSLNFEYDTATEESFTFLKSITAFGYIKQATGNYTHKHLPATEFIYQKHEWNPTLKTISFDDIVHAPSGLDEPSYQFIDLFNEGLSGILTEQGEGWYYKHNLGGGKFEQAKLVAPKPSFAGLGNSLQLMDLDADGGKQLVSLSSEPKGFFELNDEEEWQPFRSFDNLPNINLADPNTRMLDLNGDGRPEVLITEDHVFTWYESVGRKGFKHSCKTVKPFDEEEGPHIVFAEPTQTIFLADMSGDGMSDIVRIRNNEVCYWPNLGYGKFGAKVSMDHAPVFDQLGAFDPAYLRLADIDGSGTTDIIYLGKNTFTCWMNLSGNAFSRTPFEIDAFPEIHNQSKITVTDILGNGVACIVWSSNLPKDTQAPLKYIDLMSSKKPHIMVGYKNNLGKEVSLKYTPSTQFYLEDKRDGKPWVTKLHFPVHCISEIETRDTISGYRFVNTYKYHHGYYDHAEREFRGFGMVEQTDAEHFEHWVKGNNSNIVDKTLHQEPVITKSWFHTGAFLSRERILNQFEHEYWYKEMIRQGFIDVVNHEHSLPDARLIAAPGLDNSIIKELSAQEWQEAVRACKSMALRSEIFAKDAPLSGATPEQVKRALTPYSVATHNCVIELLQPKGQNKHAVFVVKESEAITYSYERNTAAPRIAHNLNIQLDEYGNVLESASVVYPRLIPNTILPSETQQEQRKPIIIYTQNKFTNDKIGNKLANDKIEDDMYRLRLPSEVKTFQLKEVKKAGTFYAVSDFENILTDAKSDVALYHELDKPLLKDPLTGEVIKAQRRLIEHIRTTYYNNNLKEALPLHTLDSLAFPFESYQLAYTPDLLNDIFRTKVDAALMEEGKFTHSEGDNNWWIRSGTTQFIQGAETASDSQNRFYVPISYTDPYGAITKVKYYGNYFLFIEETEDALGNKTKVDEFNFRTLSPKRMQDPNENFSEVLVDELGLVKAMAICGKVHEENNEKVHESDDLAGLNEFTDPAESALISSFLTAPASNMLTAHGKTLLQHATARFVYDFDVYKHTGKPVVVASIVREEHFKKKNDSPIQLSFEYSNGLGQVVMRKVQAELGLAKQVTVHADNSYSIDKINTAKLNPQQLRWIGNGRTVLNNKGNPVKQYEPYFSVTHQYEDLKELVETGVTPLLYYDAMGRMIKTEMPDGTFTKTEFDSWQQSMYDQNDTVLESSWYHKRFNRLIDDKLKEAGKDPIKEKQAAEAAAKHAHTPNVQHFDTLGRPVLSIDHNKKIDSGDNDLCYTHVKLDAEGNLRSITDDRKNTVMQYKYDMLGSMVYQNSMDAGQRWLLTNIMGNPLRTWDDERNHEFQYFYDILHRPTSSKVLGGDGNIALNHIFDRIFYGDEKSESNAELRNVRGRIVRHYDTGGLIHTPSYDFKGQPPLTTRKVFRKYKEVANWIDANLATDLEADSYDFTTETDALGRITRQTAPDGSIITPSYNEAGLLNSESVTHANPALTTTYIKDIDYNEKGQRNKIIYGNDVTTKFYYDEETFRITRLESKRKNNDPLQDWYYTYDPVGNITHIEDKNIPVVFFNNQKITGISSYTYDALYRLVEATGRENNAALTFGSQDNWNDAPFKHQVNVGDPIAVRNYTQRYQYDPVGNILQMKHVACGNNWTRNYTYEAMNNRLIRTQVGSQVCSEANLVECPEICSEVSLEVISGAYTYPHHAQHGYMIAMPHLEDMGWNFKEEVVKTIRQRRTNGGTPETTYYQYDGQGQRIRKLTENQADAGAIPTKKEERIYIAGYEIYKKHSNTHAGLERTSLSLMDEGHRFVMIETRNDIDDGTEKHLVRYQLHNHLGSAALELDDSAQVISYEEYHPYGTTAYQANNAAIKAAAKRYRYTGMERDEETGLEYHSARYYVPWLGRWCSADPIGIGDGVNVYRYVGNNPVNLHDPTGALEFENYDAYKAYVGNKALSADKIGSQGHWLKSDRENKTDVWSVANTFNLQQKDGNLQYTTITQRVAFYGWFQKQIEAKGFETKWAGAAYIIAQQMSLMDDKLVASLTDDQIIKFANEGNKAIFDDVFDNLRDLYNGPVLKGDAARKWNEATLTHEQRDVVQPIYARQTPETIKTLQSLAEGTGWKATLGLIFDRRFPIGGPLKFSGDISNWQDRYAHGMNKAVPFYNKYGSLFNWNKPGDDRLDSVFDPDNPSLRIKGNKL, encoded by the coding sequence ATGAACAAAGAATTAGAAAATCAAACCTCATCTTCCCAATCCCAATTTCTTAAAACGGATAGAGGGAAAACTAAATCGAATACTATTGAAATTCCATCTATTGCTTTGCCCAAAGGTGGGGGTGCCATAAAAGGTATCGATGAAAAGTTTTCTGTGAATGCAGTAAATGGTACGGCTTCATTCACAATTCCTTTGCCTTTTTCGCAGGCTCGGAGTGTTACTCCATCTCTCAGTTTAGCTTACAATTCTGGAGGCGGTAATGGCGTTTTTGGGTTAGGTTGGGCAATGGGGCTTGCTTCCATAAAACGAAAAACTGACAAAGAACTTCCCCAATATTTCGATGCCATAGAGTCTGATACCTTCCTTTTTTCTGAAGCGGAGGATTTGGTTCCGGTCTATAAAAAGGAATATAAAAAGGAAACTGATGGCAGCTTGAGCAAAGATGCTGATGGAAATTATATAATCTATTTTATCAAAGATGCTAAGGGGAATTATGTTATTGATGAAAAAGATTCTTTGGATAGATCCTATACGATCAGGTTTTATAAACCTCGTATAGAAGGGTTATTTGCCCACATTGAAAAATGGACGCACAAATCTTCTAGAGAAATTAAATGGAGGGTCATTACAAGGGAAAATGTGACTACACTTTTTGGTTGGAGTGTAAATTCGAGAATTGCAGACCCCAATGACATGAATAGAGTTTTTGAATGGCTGCCTGAATTTGTTTTTGACGACAAAGGAAATTGTTCGCAATACATCTACAAAAAAGAAGATAAGGCAGGTTTTGACCATGCACAGTTACACAATTGCAACCGTTTTCAGAATGAACACATTACTTATACCAATTTATACCTAGAAAAAATTTTGTACGGTAACAAAACGCCTTACAAAAGCTTCCATGATCCCTATCCGAAAGAGACTGATTACCTGTTCCAAACTCTATTTGATTACGGAGAATATAACCCCGATGCTCCTTATAATAAGATAAAAGAATGGGATTTTAGAAAAGATGCCTTTTCCGATTACAAACCAGGTTTTGAAATTCGCACTGCCCGCTTATGTAAGCGGGTTTTACTTTTCCATCATTTTGATGAACTCCATGGTGGCTCTGCCTTAGTAAGATCCCTGAATTTTGAATATGATACGGCTACCGAAGAAAGTTTTACGTTCCTAAAATCCATTACAGCATTTGGCTACATTAAGCAAGCTACCGGGAATTATACCCATAAACACCTCCCCGCTACAGAATTTATCTACCAAAAACATGAATGGAATCCCACCCTAAAAACCATTTCATTTGACGATATAGTGCACGCCCCTTCTGGCCTGGATGAACCGTCATACCAGTTTATTGACCTATTTAATGAAGGCTTATCAGGCATACTTACCGAACAGGGAGAAGGCTGGTATTACAAACATAATCTGGGAGGCGGGAAATTTGAGCAAGCCAAATTAGTTGCTCCTAAGCCCTCATTCGCTGGCTTGGGCAATTCGTTACAATTAATGGACCTAGATGCTGATGGAGGTAAACAACTAGTCAGCCTTAGTAGTGAACCAAAAGGTTTCTTTGAGCTAAATGATGAGGAAGAATGGCAACCGTTCCGAAGTTTTGACAACTTACCCAACATTAACCTAGCAGATCCCAATACCCGGATGCTTGACTTAAATGGCGATGGAAGGCCTGAAGTCTTAATTACAGAAGACCACGTATTTACCTGGTATGAATCAGTTGGCAGAAAAGGTTTTAAACATAGCTGCAAAACGGTTAAACCATTTGATGAAGAAGAAGGCCCTCATATCGTATTTGCTGAGCCTACACAAACTATCTTTCTAGCAGATATGTCAGGTGATGGAATGTCTGATATTGTGCGGATTCGCAATAATGAAGTTTGTTATTGGCCTAACCTAGGCTATGGAAAATTTGGCGCCAAAGTAAGTATGGACCATGCTCCAGTATTTGACCAACTAGGTGCCTTTGATCCAGCTTATTTAAGGTTAGCTGATATTGATGGTTCCGGCACCACGGATATCATTTATTTAGGCAAGAATACATTCACCTGTTGGATGAACTTAAGCGGAAATGCCTTTAGTAGAACCCCCTTTGAAATAGATGCTTTTCCTGAAATTCACAACCAATCCAAAATAACTGTAACCGATATATTGGGAAATGGCGTTGCCTGCATCGTATGGTCAAGTAACCTGCCTAAAGATACTCAGGCACCCTTGAAATACATTGATTTGATGAGCAGTAAGAAACCGCATATTATGGTGGGTTACAAGAACAACTTAGGTAAAGAAGTTTCCTTGAAATACACTCCTTCCACTCAATTTTACTTAGAAGATAAACGCGACGGAAAACCCTGGGTAACCAAGCTGCATTTTCCTGTTCACTGCATCTCCGAAATAGAAACAAGAGATACGATTTCTGGTTATCGTTTTGTGAATACTTATAAATACCATCACGGTTATTATGACCATGCGGAACGGGAATTCAGAGGCTTCGGGATGGTAGAGCAAACCGATGCAGAGCATTTTGAACATTGGGTAAAAGGCAATAATAGTAATATTGTTGACAAAACCCTTCATCAAGAACCTGTTATTACCAAGTCCTGGTTTCATACTGGCGCATTTCTAAGCCGAGAAAGAATTCTTAATCAATTCGAACACGAATACTGGTATAAGGAAATGATTCGGCAAGGCTTTATTGATGTAGTCAATCATGAACATTCTCTACCCGATGCTCGCCTGATAGCTGCCCCCGGATTAGACAATTCCATCATTAAGGAACTAAGTGCCCAGGAATGGCAAGAAGCAGTACGCGCCTGCAAAAGCATGGCTTTACGTTCAGAAATTTTTGCCAAAGATGCGCCGCTGTCTGGGGCTACTCCTGAACAAGTAAAAAGAGCGCTGACCCCTTATTCTGTTGCTACGCATAATTGCGTGATTGAGCTCCTGCAACCCAAAGGACAGAATAAACATGCGGTATTTGTAGTAAAAGAAAGCGAAGCGATTACCTATAGTTATGAGCGGAATACAGCGGCCCCCCGTATTGCCCATAACCTGAACATTCAACTGGATGAATACGGCAACGTGCTGGAGTCCGCATCAGTAGTTTATCCCCGGTTGATACCCAATACTATTTTACCTTCAGAAACCCAACAAGAGCAGCGAAAACCCATCATCATCTATACCCAAAATAAGTTCACCAATGATAAGATAGGAAACAAGTTAGCCAATGATAAGATAGAAGATGATATGTATCGACTTCGGCTACCATCCGAAGTGAAAACATTTCAATTGAAAGAGGTTAAAAAAGCAGGTACTTTTTACGCCGTGAGTGATTTTGAAAATATACTTACAGATGCCAAGTCGGATGTTGCGCTCTATCATGAATTAGACAAGCCTTTATTAAAAGATCCTTTAACTGGAGAGGTAATAAAAGCCCAACGAAGACTTATAGAGCACATCCGCACTACTTATTATAACAACAACCTGAAAGAAGCCTTACCGCTCCATACCCTCGACTCTTTGGCCTTTCCTTTTGAAAGCTATCAATTAGCCTATACACCAGATTTATTGAACGATATTTTTCGTACAAAAGTAGATGCCGCCCTGATGGAGGAAGGCAAATTCACCCATAGTGAAGGAGATAATAACTGGTGGATACGCTCCGGCACAACACAATTTATCCAAGGAGCCGAAACTGCAAGCGATTCCCAAAACCGTTTTTATGTACCTATTTCCTATACTGATCCTTATGGAGCTATCACTAAAGTAAAGTATTACGGCAACTACTTCTTGTTTATTGAAGAAACAGAAGATGCATTAGGCAATAAGACCAAGGTGGATGAGTTTAATTTTCGTACTCTTTCACCCAAACGAATGCAAGATCCTAATGAGAATTTTTCGGAAGTACTGGTGGATGAACTAGGTTTGGTAAAGGCTATGGCGATTTGTGGTAAAGTCCACGAAGAAAATAATGAAAAAGTTCATGAATCTGATGACCTAGCTGGGTTAAATGAGTTTACAGATCCTGCTGAAAGTGCTTTAATCAGCAGTTTCTTGACTGCACCAGCCTCTAATATGCTGACCGCCCATGGAAAAACTCTGTTGCAGCACGCCACCGCCCGATTTGTCTATGATTTTGATGTCTATAAGCATACTGGAAAACCTGTAGTAGTAGCTTCTATTGTTCGAGAAGAACACTTTAAGAAGAAAAATGATTCGCCTATTCAGCTTAGCTTTGAATATTCCAATGGATTGGGACAAGTGGTGATGAGAAAAGTACAGGCAGAACTAGGACTAGCCAAGCAGGTTACCGTCCATGCTGATAATTCATATTCGATTGATAAAATTAATACTGCTAAGCTAAATCCTCAGCAACTTCGCTGGATAGGTAATGGCAGAACAGTACTGAACAACAAAGGAAATCCCGTAAAACAATACGAGCCTTATTTCTCTGTAACGCATCAATACGAAGACCTGAAGGAATTGGTGGAAACAGGGGTTACACCGCTGCTGTATTACGATGCCATGGGGCGAATGATCAAAACAGAAATGCCAGATGGGACATTCACCAAAACTGAATTCGATTCCTGGCAACAAAGCATGTATGACCAGAATGATACGGTATTGGAGTCTTCCTGGTACCATAAGCGTTTTAATCGCCTAATTGATGATAAATTAAAGGAGGCAGGCAAAGACCCTATCAAAGAAAAGCAAGCAGCAGAAGCAGCAGCCAAGCATGCGCATACACCCAATGTGCAGCACTTTGATACGTTGGGTAGGCCAGTATTGTCTATTGATCATAACAAGAAAATTGACTCAGGGGATAACGATCTTTGCTATACCCACGTAAAGTTAGATGCCGAAGGCAATTTGCGAAGCATAACCGATGACCGTAAGAATACAGTAATGCAATACAAATATGATATGCTGGGCAGCATGGTCTATCAAAACAGCATGGATGCTGGGCAGCGTTGGTTGCTTACTAATATTATGGGAAATCCTTTACGCACCTGGGATGATGAACGTAACCATGAGTTTCAGTATTTCTATGATATCTTGCACCGCCCTACCTCCAGCAAAGTGCTAGGTGGAGATGGGAATATAGCACTTAATCATATTTTTGACAGGATTTTTTATGGAGATGAGAAAAGTGAGTCTAATGCTGAATTGAGAAATGTGAGAGGCCGGATCGTTCGCCACTATGACACAGGTGGTTTAATACATACTCCATCATATGACTTCAAAGGACAACCGCCTTTGACTACCAGAAAAGTATTTAGGAAATACAAAGAAGTAGCTAACTGGATAGATGCCAACCTAGCTACTGATCTAGAAGCCGACAGCTATGATTTCACTACAGAAACGGATGCATTGGGCAGAATTACCCGACAAACAGCTCCTGATGGAAGCATCATTACTCCTTCCTATAATGAAGCAGGCTTACTCAATAGTGAAAGTGTTACCCATGCCAATCCTGCCCTTACTACTACCTATATCAAAGACATAGACTACAACGAAAAAGGCCAACGCAATAAGATTATCTATGGAAATGACGTAACAACCAAATTTTATTATGACGAAGAAACCTTCCGGATCACACGATTAGAAAGCAAACGGAAAAACAACGACCCGCTGCAGGATTGGTATTATACGTACGATCCGGTAGGTAATATTACCCATATTGAAGATAAAAACATCCCAGTGGTATTTTTTAATAACCAAAAAATAACGGGTATTTCGTCCTATACGTATGATGCCCTCTATCGCCTGGTGGAAGCCACCGGCCGGGAAAATAATGCTGCCTTGACCTTTGGTAGCCAAGACAACTGGAACGATGCCCCTTTTAAGCATCAAGTCAATGTTGGTGACCCGATAGCAGTACGCAACTATACCCAACGCTATCAATATGACCCAGTGGGAAATATCCTACAAATGAAACATGTTGCCTGTGGCAATAACTGGACAAGAAATTATACCTACGAAGCCATGAACAATAGGCTTATCCGTACCCAAGTAGGCTCACAAGTATGTTCAGAAGCAAACTTAGTAGAATGTCCAGAAATATGCTCAGAAGTCAGCCTAGAAGTAATTTCAGGGGCTTATACTTATCCTCACCATGCTCAACATGGCTATATGATTGCTATGCCACATTTGGAAGATATGGGCTGGAATTTTAAAGAGGAAGTAGTCAAAACCATTCGTCAACGCCGAACCAATGGAGGTACTCCTGAGACCACTTATTATCAGTACGATGGCCAAGGGCAACGAATAAGAAAATTAACTGAAAATCAAGCGGATGCTGGAGCTATCCCTACCAAAAAAGAAGAGCGGATTTATATAGCAGGCTACGAGATCTACAAAAAACATAGTAACACCCATGCAGGCTTAGAACGAACTAGTTTGAGCCTCATGGATGAAGGCCATCGCTTTGTAATGATAGAAACTCGTAACGATATAGACGACGGTACGGAAAAACATCTAGTACGCTACCAATTGCATAACCATTTAGGTTCTGCAGCCTTAGAATTAGACGATAGTGCCCAGGTAATCAGTTATGAAGAATACCACCCCTATGGCACCACTGCCTACCAGGCCAACAACGCTGCCATTAAAGCTGCCGCCAAGCGCTACCGCTATACGGGTATGGAGCGGGATGAGGAAACAGGTTTGGAGTACCATAGTGCACGCTATTATGTGCCATGGTTGGGTAGGTGGTGTAGTGCAGATCCTATTGGGATTGGGGATGGGGTAAATGTGTATAGATATGTCGGTAATAACCCTGTGAACTTGCATGACCCAACAGGAGCGTTAGAATTTGAAAATTATGATGCCTATAAAGCTTATGTAGGAAATAAAGCTTTATCTGCTGACAAAATTGGAAGCCAGGGTCATTGGTTGAAAAGTGATAGAGAAAACAAAACGGATGTTTGGAGCGTAGCTAATACATTTAATCTTCAGCAAAAAGATGGCAACTTACAATATACTACAATTACACAAAGAGTAGCTTTTTACGGTTGGTTTCAGAAGCAAATTGAAGCAAAAGGTTTTGAAACAAAATGGGCAGGCGCTGCCTATATAATTGCACAGCAAATGTCATTAATGGATGACAAGCTAGTAGCTTCATTAACAGATGATCAAATAATTAAATTTGCAAATGAGGGGAATAAAGCGATTTTTGATGATGTGTTTGATAATTTAAGAGATCTGTACAATGGTCCAGTTCTCAAAGGAGACGCAGCCAGAAAGTGGAATGAAGCTACTTTAACCCACGAACAAAGAGATGTTGTGCAACCTATATATGCACGGCAGACTCCTGAAACTATTAAAACCTTACAGTCATTAGCAGAGGGTACAGGCTGGAAAGCGACATTGGGTTTAATTTTTGATAGAAGGTTTCCAATAGGCGGGCCATTAAAATTTTCAGGTGATATAAGTAATTGGCAAGATAGGTATGCCCATGGAATGAACAAAGCTGTGCCGTTTTATAATAAATATGGTAGTTTGTTTAATTGGAACAAGCCAGGCGATGATAGGTTAGACTCAGTTTTTGACCCAGACAATCCTAGTTTACGGATAAAAGGCAACAAATTATAG